Proteins encoded within one genomic window of Thermococcus celer Vu 13 = JCM 8558:
- a CDS encoding CBS domain-containing protein gives MVGILVQEVMTDRFQKIDIDAPLSEAIGIFEKEDPDLILVFDGNLYKGVLTQDLIVRSHLKWDPTRAKVRDVYKTAPVIKPDEDLSKAAKLMMEVDLRSLPVGESKAEIIGVINDMELLRRITQEEFGKRKVEEFMTKDVITLRPEDTVAKAFATMRDNAISRIPVVNEEGKLEGLVTLHDLIIRFIKPRFRAQYGEISGEKIPPFSMPLRDVMMRGVITISPEATLREAVDTMMENNIDGLIVVDENNRVKGVLTVKDMLLPISRMVEKEARFYLQLGGDASVLSDFTRERIIEDVKRFVDGYEELLGQEGIIYLYIRRFNERFRGVHLYQARMRVVTDRGIFVATGETWGAIQAVHDALRAIEKQILQKAELEKDTRYYKRFLERMGLD, from the coding sequence CTCGTGCAGGAAGTTATGACCGACAGGTTCCAGAAAATAGACATCGACGCCCCGCTTTCTGAGGCGATCGGAATCTTTGAGAAGGAAGACCCCGACCTGATTCTGGTCTTCGATGGAAACCTGTACAAGGGGGTTCTGACGCAGGATCTGATAGTGCGCTCCCACCTTAAGTGGGACCCAACCCGGGCCAAGGTCAGGGACGTTTACAAGACCGCTCCGGTTATCAAGCCCGATGAGGACCTCAGCAAGGCCGCCAAGCTCATGATGGAGGTTGATCTGCGCTCCCTCCCCGTCGGGGAGAGCAAGGCTGAAATCATCGGGGTTATAAACGATATGGAGTTGCTGAGGAGGATAACCCAGGAGGAGTTCGGGAAGAGGAAGGTCGAGGAGTTCATGACGAAGGACGTCATAACCCTTAGGCCTGAAGACACCGTCGCGAAGGCGTTCGCAACCATGCGCGACAACGCAATATCGAGGATACCGGTGGTCAACGAGGAGGGCAAGCTCGAGGGCCTCGTGACCCTGCACGACCTCATCATAAGGTTCATCAAGCCCCGTTTCAGGGCCCAGTACGGCGAGATCTCGGGTGAGAAGATACCCCCCTTCAGCATGCCGCTGCGTGACGTCATGATGCGGGGTGTTATCACCATATCCCCGGAAGCCACCCTCAGGGAGGCCGTTGACACCATGATGGAGAACAACATCGACGGTCTTATAGTCGTCGACGAGAACAACCGCGTCAAGGGTGTTCTCACCGTCAAGGACATGCTGCTCCCGATATCGAGAATGGTCGAGAAGGAGGCCCGCTTCTACCTCCAGCTGGGCGGTGACGCCTCAGTGCTCAGCGACTTCACCAGGGAGAGAATAATAGAGGATGTGAAACGCTTCGTCGACGGCTACGAGGAGCTCCTCGGACAGGAGGGGATAATCTACCTTTACATAAGGCGCTTCAACGAGCGCTTCAGGGGGGTTCACCTCTACCAGGCGAGGATGCGCGTCGTAACCGACAGGGGGATTTTCGTGGCGACCGGGGAAACGTGGGGTGCAATACAGGCCGTTCACGATGCCCTGCGGGCCATTGAGAAGCAGATACTCCAGAAGGCGGAGCTTGAGAAGGACACCCGCTACTACAAGCGCTTCCTCGAGAGGATGGGGTTGGATTGA
- a CDS encoding DUF835 domain-containing protein, with translation MNLGTVVSVTNFLSRWALFIAVAYKAYKTRDKGGVLLSTAFFINALDVESYIFTPLGINMAPAAYRVASQIPNFFIAALLIWGALHLKYTTSKLKHVVYISVFLAASYVWLFLVAANLFHDDFAVESSFPIFSYSFALVYFGWILMEGEISTSGVDSLFPWGLILLGLLNFTYPVTRNVDWFVPIGFSLGALFRLIAAVGALKFVFILISPAGPNAMLPGPIPPGTFLYPSRGAVVKEFGNIEELPNLLAITRGDLGDIRNRLNPNALVFWITRVAEGEIHDSPRIYAISPTKIGILTDLITKAVESGYRVLYIDAVEYLIIENGFERTMKFLLNVKDRVLVANGTVILVTDPSTLDPAQRKILEREFRGE, from the coding sequence ATGAATCTGGGAACCGTAGTTTCGGTCACCAACTTCCTGTCCCGATGGGCCCTGTTCATCGCCGTTGCCTACAAGGCCTACAAAACCCGGGACAAGGGCGGGGTCCTGCTGAGCACGGCGTTCTTCATAAACGCCCTGGACGTTGAGAGCTACATCTTTACTCCACTCGGTATTAACATGGCCCCCGCGGCGTACAGGGTCGCCTCTCAGATACCTAACTTCTTCATAGCGGCCCTCCTCATATGGGGAGCCCTTCACCTCAAATACACCACGAGCAAGCTCAAGCACGTCGTGTACATCTCGGTGTTCCTGGCGGCTTCCTACGTGTGGCTGTTCCTGGTGGCGGCTAATCTCTTTCACGATGACTTCGCCGTGGAATCGTCGTTTCCGATCTTCTCGTATAGTTTCGCCCTCGTGTACTTCGGTTGGATTCTGATGGAGGGAGAGATATCGACCAGCGGTGTAGACTCGCTCTTCCCGTGGGGACTGATACTCCTGGGTCTCCTGAACTTCACCTACCCGGTGACCAGGAACGTTGACTGGTTCGTCCCGATAGGATTCTCACTGGGTGCTCTGTTCAGACTGATCGCGGCGGTGGGCGCGCTTAAGTTCGTCTTCATCCTCATCTCCCCGGCGGGCCCCAATGCCATGTTACCGGGGCCAATACCTCCCGGAACCTTTCTCTATCCTTCGAGGGGTGCTGTAGTTAAGGAGTTTGGGAATATCGAGGAACTTCCGAACCTCCTTGCGATAACGAGGGGGGACCTGGGCGATATTCGAAACAGGCTGAACCCAAATGCGCTGGTGTTCTGGATTACACGGGTCGCGGAGGGGGAGATCCACGACTCCCCAAGGATATACGCCATCAGCCCAACCAAGATAGGAATACTAACCGATTTGATAACCAAGGCCGTGGAGAGCGGTTACCGCGTTCTGTACATAGACGCCGTGGAGTACCTGATCATAGAGAACGGCTTTGAGAGAACCATGAAGTTCCTCCTGAACGTGAAGGACCGCGTGCTCGTTGCCAACGGGACGGTGATACTCGTCACGGATCCAAGCACGTTAGATCCGGCACAGAGAAAAATCCTGGAGAGAGAATTTCGGGGGGAGTGA
- the glmU gene encoding bifunctional sugar-1-phosphate nucleotidylyltransferase/acetyltransferase, whose protein sequence is MKGVVLAAGKGERLRPLTDDRPKVMLKVANRPIIEYVLENLDPFVDEFVVVVRYEKEKLIRGLGDEFNGKPITYVDQLPGEGTAKAIESARELIDGEEFMVANGDIYFEMEGVKELLAAFRREKADAALLVKEFDDLGHFGKVEVQGNLVSAVREKPGNVPGYANLGLYIFKPDVFEFLQKTAISERGEYEITDTINLMIRKGKRVAYAIYSGYWNDVGRPWNLLELNEYLLKNKLKHDIRGIVEEGATIVPPVEIGEGTVVRSGAYIIGPVKIGRNSRIGPNCFIRPYTSIGDDCHVGNAVEVKNSIIMDHSNAPHLNYVGDSIIGEDTNLGAGTITANLRHDKGSVRVEVKGKLEDSGRRKLGAIIGHNVKVGINVSIYPGRKIGSNSFIGPGVVVDRNVPSGSLVVVKQEKKVMKR, encoded by the coding sequence GTGAAGGGTGTTGTACTCGCCGCTGGAAAAGGGGAAAGGCTTCGCCCCCTGACGGACGATAGACCAAAGGTCATGCTCAAAGTGGCCAACAGGCCGATAATCGAGTACGTGCTGGAGAACCTCGACCCCTTCGTGGACGAGTTCGTTGTGGTGGTCCGCTACGAGAAGGAGAAGCTCATCCGAGGCCTGGGGGACGAGTTCAACGGCAAGCCGATAACCTACGTTGACCAGTTACCGGGCGAAGGCACCGCCAAGGCCATAGAGTCGGCCAGGGAACTTATAGACGGGGAGGAGTTCATGGTTGCTAACGGCGATATCTACTTCGAGATGGAGGGAGTGAAGGAACTCCTGGCAGCTTTCAGGCGGGAGAAGGCGGACGCGGCCCTTCTCGTCAAGGAGTTCGATGACCTGGGCCACTTCGGTAAGGTTGAGGTTCAGGGGAACCTCGTCTCCGCGGTGAGAGAAAAGCCTGGAAACGTCCCGGGTTACGCGAACCTCGGGCTCTACATATTCAAACCGGACGTCTTCGAGTTCCTTCAAAAGACCGCGATCAGCGAACGCGGGGAGTACGAGATAACGGACACGATAAACCTTATGATAAGAAAAGGAAAAAGGGTGGCTTACGCGATCTATTCGGGTTACTGGAACGATGTCGGGAGGCCGTGGAACCTGCTCGAGCTGAACGAGTACCTCCTGAAGAACAAACTGAAACACGACATCAGGGGCATCGTCGAGGAGGGCGCCACGATAGTCCCCCCCGTGGAGATCGGCGAGGGAACCGTCGTGAGGAGCGGGGCCTACATAATCGGGCCCGTTAAGATAGGCAGGAACTCCCGCATAGGCCCCAACTGCTTCATAAGGCCGTACACGAGCATCGGCGACGACTGCCACGTTGGCAACGCCGTCGAGGTCAAGAACTCGATAATAATGGACCACAGCAACGCCCCCCACCTGAACTACGTTGGTGACTCGATAATCGGGGAGGATACCAACCTCGGCGCCGGGACGATCACGGCGAACCTGAGGCACGACAAAGGTTCTGTGAGGGTCGAGGTCAAGGGCAAGCTCGAGGACTCGGGGAGGAGAAAGCTCGGGGCCATAATCGGCCACAACGTGAAGGTTGGCATAAACGTCAGCATCTACCCGGGAAGGAAGATAGGGAGCAACTCGTTCATCGGGCCTGGGGTCGTGGTGGATAGAAACGTTCCGAGCGGGAGCCTCGTGGTCGTTAAACAGGAAAAGAAGGTGATGAAGAGATGA
- a CDS encoding undecaprenyl-diphosphate phosphatase, whose protein sequence is MFSIGEYVAPLVSGLVVALSSWFPISPEGYSIMKLLGVITPAYLDYLVPAYLGVAFAPLFYFWRRLSLGSQRALTGTLNSDMRYLLYATVFTILIGYPLLTSLKDFTGSTFTDLINAIAGLLILLLALSLDRFRPVLRKTRERMGEEKDDATILDSIISGLLQGISVVNGFSRSGFVFLGLIATGLPSKRALELSFLIAPVYFIVKLAFVSGWVPALPVSLLFTAFLTAFVTSILTMEGLLRVVDALGDRTFIAVFGLIPVIVYLLEVIL, encoded by the coding sequence ATGTTTAGCATCGGTGAATACGTGGCCCCTCTGGTATCGGGCCTCGTTGTGGCGCTCTCCTCGTGGTTCCCCATCAGTCCGGAAGGATATTCGATAATGAAACTTCTTGGGGTTATAACCCCGGCTTACCTCGATTATCTCGTTCCGGCGTACCTCGGTGTGGCCTTCGCTCCCCTCTTCTACTTCTGGAGGAGACTCTCACTCGGCTCCCAGAGGGCCCTGACCGGGACCCTGAACTCGGACATGAGGTACCTCCTCTACGCCACCGTTTTTACGATCCTGATCGGTTACCCCCTGCTCACCAGTCTGAAGGACTTCACCGGCTCAACGTTCACTGACCTCATCAACGCAATCGCCGGATTGCTGATCCTTCTGCTTGCCCTCTCCCTGGACCGTTTTCGGCCCGTTCTAAGGAAAACCCGGGAGAGGATGGGAGAGGAAAAGGACGATGCGACGATCCTGGACTCGATAATCTCCGGGCTGCTCCAGGGGATCTCCGTGGTGAACGGTTTCTCGAGGAGCGGGTTCGTGTTCCTCGGCCTGATCGCCACCGGTCTTCCATCAAAAAGAGCCCTCGAACTGAGCTTCCTCATAGCCCCCGTTTATTTCATCGTGAAGCTCGCCTTTGTGAGCGGATGGGTCCCGGCGCTTCCTGTTTCACTGCTCTTTACCGCTTTCCTGACGGCGTTCGTGACGAGCATACTTACGATGGAAGGTCTGCTACGGGTCGTGGACGCCCTTGGGGATAGGACTTTCATCGCGGTCTTTGGTTTGATACCCGTAATAGTCTACCTGCTGGAGGTGATCCTGTGA
- a CDS encoding MBL fold metallo-hydrolase → MRLTVIYENHAGFKKGLLGGKPIKALIGGFHLRGTGKEVLDDVVERIDAERLYAGHCTGLDPYAYLKWRLGDRLEALHVGKTIEL, encoded by the coding sequence ATGAGGCTCACCGTAATCTACGAAAACCATGCGGGCTTCAAAAAGGGTCTCCTCGGTGGAAAACCCATCAAAGCCCTCATCGGCGGGTTCCACCTGAGGGGAACTGGCAAAGAAGTTCTGGACGATGTCGTTGAGAGAATCGATGCGGAGAGGCTCTACGCCGGCCACTGCACCGGGCTCGACCCTTACGCGTACCTGAAATGGAGACTCGGCGATAGGCTGGAGGCGCTTCACGTCGGAAAGACCATCGAGCTTTAG
- a CDS encoding NOG1 family protein — protein sequence MKNPFEKMPTVLTADELIDKAFRRAEKAASAATPKGGPRAKAREREELRVRTVSNVVRDNLRKLLDRTPGVSELPAFYRELVDTLVDRDQFHRSLGRVNWAVKTIRKLEQRHVEKIRYSRDPEEMARLRRAFYGRVADVLHDISDDLEYLNRARNVLKDLPVVDLELPTVVIAGHPNVGKSTLLRALTNAKPEVASYPFTTRGINVGQFEEHYLRYQVIDTPGLLDRPLSERNEVERQAILALKHLGKVIVYVFDPSEYCGYPIEEQRHLFEEIHREFGGFPFLVVLNKVDVADEEKIKALEEFIREKGLEPLRVSALNGDGLDELRRRVIELVRPMVEERARQLMEDELRKYREELEL from the coding sequence ATGAAGAACCCCTTCGAGAAGATGCCGACCGTGCTTACCGCTGACGAGCTCATCGACAAGGCCTTCAGGAGGGCCGAGAAGGCCGCCTCGGCCGCAACGCCAAAAGGCGGTCCGAGGGCCAAGGCGAGGGAGAGGGAGGAACTCCGCGTAAGGACGGTCTCAAACGTTGTGAGGGACAACCTCAGGAAGCTCCTCGACAGGACGCCGGGGGTCTCAGAGCTGCCGGCCTTTTACCGCGAGCTGGTCGATACGCTCGTCGATAGGGACCAGTTCCACCGCTCCCTTGGGAGGGTAAACTGGGCGGTGAAGACGATAAGGAAGCTGGAGCAGAGGCACGTGGAGAAGATACGCTACTCCCGCGATCCGGAGGAGATGGCGAGGCTGAGGAGGGCCTTCTACGGCCGCGTCGCGGACGTTCTCCACGACATATCGGACGACCTCGAGTACCTCAACAGGGCGAGGAACGTCCTGAAGGACCTGCCCGTCGTCGACCTCGAGCTCCCGACGGTGGTTATAGCCGGTCACCCCAACGTGGGCAAGAGCACGCTCTTACGCGCCCTGACCAACGCAAAGCCGGAGGTGGCGAGCTATCCCTTCACCACGAGGGGAATAAACGTCGGCCAGTTCGAGGAGCACTACCTCAGGTATCAGGTCATAGACACCCCCGGTCTGCTCGACAGGCCGCTGAGCGAGAGGAACGAGGTCGAGAGGCAGGCGATTTTAGCTTTGAAGCACCTCGGGAAGGTCATCGTCTACGTCTTCGATCCGAGCGAGTACTGCGGCTACCCGATAGAAGAACAGAGGCACCTCTTCGAGGAGATCCACCGTGAGTTCGGCGGGTTCCCCTTCCTCGTCGTCCTCAACAAGGTGGACGTAGCGGACGAGGAGAAGATCAAGGCCCTGGAGGAGTTCATCAGGGAGAAGGGTCTCGAGCCCCTGAGGGTGTCTGCGCTGAACGGAGATGGACTCGACGAACTCAGGAGGAGGGTAATAGAGCTGGTAAGGCCGATGGTCGAGGAGCGGGCGAGGCAACTGATGGAGGACGAGCTCAGGAAGTACAGGGAGGAGCTCGAGCTCTGA
- a CDS encoding 30S ribosomal protein S8e — protein sequence MAIWQGRSLKKPSGGRIILARKKRKRELGREPAFTRVGEEKEKKKIIRTYGGNRKVRLIEAIYANVFENGKGRKVKVLGVVENPANRQYVRRDIITKGAIIETEAGRAIVTSRPGQDGVVNAVLIKEENA from the coding sequence ATGGCTATCTGGCAGGGAAGGTCACTCAAGAAGCCTTCAGGTGGAAGGATCATCCTCGCAAGGAAGAAGAGGAAGAGGGAGCTCGGAAGGGAACCGGCCTTCACGAGGGTCGGTGAGGAGAAGGAAAAGAAGAAGATCATAAGAACCTACGGCGGGAACAGAAAGGTCAGGCTCATCGAGGCCATCTACGCCAACGTCTTCGAGAACGGCAAGGGCAGGAAGGTCAAGGTACTCGGTGTCGTTGAGAACCCGGCCAACAGGCAGTACGTCAGGAGGGACATCATCACCAAGGGCGCCATAATCGAGACCGAGGCGGGTAGGGCGATAGTCACCTCGAGGCCCGGCCAGGACGGCGTCGTCAACGCGGTTCTCATAAAGGAGGAGAACGCCTGA
- the pyrG gene encoding glutamine hydrolyzing CTP synthase: MTKFIFVTGGVVSGLGKGITSASLGMLLKARGFRTTNIKIDPYLNYDAGTMNPYQHGEVFVLDDGGEVDLDLGNYERFLDTSLTFDHNITTGKVYSAVIEKERRGDYLGATVQVIPHVTNEIKERIRGIAREHDVVVVEIGGTVGDIESMPFLEAARQMQLEEGRDNVAFVHVTYVPKLRVVGEQKTKPTQHSVKELRSLGIQPDAIVARSEEPLEEGARRKISLFTNVPPEAVISAYDVEDTYEVPLMLEREGLADYLTKRLGLPGREPGLDEWRKMVETYKSLEETVEIAIVGKYVKLADSYLSIREALKHSSVANGVKVRLRWIEAEELEKKGTKPLEGVDGIIVPGGFGARGTEGKMMAVRYARENDVPFLGICFGFQLTVVEFARNVLGLSKAHSTEIDPETPHPVVDLMPEQKNLDKLGGTMRLGAYPVRIRPGTLAMKLYGRELIYERHRHRWEVNPEYIGEFENAGLVFSGVAGDDGRRMEILELPEKRYFIATQFHPEFKSRPMNPAPVFRGLVKAAKEKKYGD; this comes from the coding sequence ATGACAAAGTTCATCTTCGTCACGGGTGGTGTCGTTAGCGGTCTCGGAAAGGGTATAACGAGCGCTTCCCTCGGGATGCTCCTGAAGGCCCGCGGTTTCAGAACCACGAACATCAAAATCGACCCCTACCTCAACTACGACGCGGGGACGATGAACCCCTACCAGCACGGTGAGGTCTTCGTCCTCGACGACGGCGGGGAGGTTGACCTCGACCTCGGCAACTACGAGCGCTTTCTCGATACCAGCTTAACCTTCGACCACAACATAACTACCGGTAAGGTTTACTCCGCCGTCATAGAGAAGGAGAGAAGAGGCGACTACCTCGGGGCGACCGTCCAGGTCATACCCCACGTTACCAACGAGATAAAGGAGCGCATAAGGGGAATAGCGAGGGAACACGACGTCGTCGTGGTGGAGATAGGGGGAACCGTCGGCGATATCGAGAGCATGCCCTTCCTCGAGGCCGCCCGCCAGATGCAGCTCGAGGAGGGCAGGGACAACGTCGCCTTCGTCCACGTAACATACGTACCGAAGCTCAGGGTCGTGGGCGAGCAGAAGACTAAGCCGACCCAGCACAGCGTTAAGGAGCTCCGCTCCCTCGGAATTCAGCCCGACGCGATAGTGGCCCGTTCAGAAGAGCCTCTCGAGGAGGGTGCGAGGAGAAAGATAAGCCTCTTCACCAACGTCCCGCCCGAGGCCGTCATAAGCGCGTACGACGTCGAAGATACTTACGAGGTTCCGCTCATGCTCGAGAGGGAGGGTCTCGCAGATTACCTGACGAAAAGGCTCGGCCTTCCGGGGAGGGAGCCGGGGCTCGACGAGTGGCGGAAGATGGTGGAGACCTACAAATCGCTCGAGGAAACGGTTGAGATCGCCATCGTGGGCAAGTACGTGAAACTCGCCGATTCCTACCTGAGCATAAGGGAGGCCCTCAAACACTCCAGCGTTGCCAACGGCGTGAAGGTGAGGCTACGCTGGATAGAGGCCGAGGAGCTGGAGAAAAAGGGAACGAAGCCCCTTGAAGGGGTGGACGGCATAATAGTCCCCGGCGGTTTCGGGGCGCGCGGAACCGAGGGCAAGATGATGGCGGTCAGGTACGCGAGGGAGAACGACGTTCCTTTCCTGGGGATATGCTTCGGGTTTCAGCTTACCGTCGTCGAGTTCGCGCGCAACGTCCTCGGGCTGAGCAAGGCCCACTCAACGGAGATAGACCCCGAGACGCCCCATCCAGTCGTTGACCTAATGCCCGAGCAGAAGAACCTCGATAAGCTCGGGGGGACGATGCGCCTTGGCGCCTACCCCGTTAGGATAAGGCCCGGAACCCTCGCGATGAAACTCTACGGAAGGGAGCTAATCTACGAGCGCCACAGGCATCGCTGGGAGGTTAACCCGGAGTACATCGGAGAGTTCGAGAACGCCGGTCTCGTCTTCAGCGGCGTGGCGGGGGACGACGGGAGGAGGATGGAGATACTCGAACTCCCTGAGAAGAGGTACTTCATAGCGACCCAGTTCCACCCGGAGTTCAAGTCCAGGCCGATGAACCCGGCCCCCGTCTTCAGGGGGCTCGTAAAGGCAGCGAAGGAGAAAAAGTACGGGGATTAA
- a CDS encoding DUF555 domain-containing protein: MGDYVVVLEAPIIVRDVETSEDAINVAVSKVAKALNKEKLDFVRVEIGYSQCPVCGAHFESAFVVGSVGLVGMYLTIKVYNAQTVEHAERIAKAVIGKALKKVPLKVYEIRELTEEEDGNGVELD, encoded by the coding sequence ATGGGAGACTACGTGGTCGTTTTGGAGGCACCGATTATCGTGAGGGACGTCGAGACGAGCGAGGACGCGATAAACGTCGCCGTGAGCAAGGTCGCCAAGGCCCTCAACAAGGAGAAGCTCGACTTCGTGAGGGTCGAGATAGGCTACTCCCAGTGCCCCGTCTGCGGGGCCCACTTCGAGAGCGCCTTCGTGGTGGGTTCCGTAGGCCTGGTCGGGATGTACCTGACGATAAAGGTCTACAACGCCCAGACCGTCGAGCACGCCGAAAGGATAGCCAAGGCCGTCATCGGAAAGGCCCTCAAGAAGGTTCCCCTCAAGGTCTATGAGATAAGGGAGCTCACCGAGGAGGAAGATGGGAACGGGGTTGAGCTGGACTGA
- a CDS encoding DUF357 domain-containing protein, whose amino-acid sequence MGREITEEKLQKYFKITAEALETLEIAVHEKSLLRGVADDFLTMARSYFEDARYYYERGDYVTAFAALNYAHGFIDAGVRLGVFRGEDDRLFAFG is encoded by the coding sequence GTGGGACGGGAGATAACCGAGGAAAAGCTCCAGAAGTACTTTAAAATCACCGCCGAAGCGCTGGAGACCCTTGAGATAGCCGTCCACGAGAAGAGCCTTCTGAGGGGCGTTGCGGACGATTTCCTGACCATGGCGAGGAGCTATTTTGAGGACGCGAGGTACTACTACGAGAGGGGTGATTACGTCACCGCCTTCGCCGCGCTCAACTACGCCCACGGTTTTATAGATGCTGGCGTAAGGCTGGGGGTTTTCAGGGGAGAGGACGACAGGCTGTTCGCCTTCGGTTGA
- the dcd gene encoding dCTP deaminase: MMLPDWKIREEILIEPFNEESLQPAGYDLRVGREAYINGELIDVETAGGISLPPKTYALVLTLERVKLPVDVMGDMKLRSSLAREGLIGSFAWVDPGWDGNLTLAIYNASDKPIELAYRERFVQMAFVRLEGPPRNPYQGTYQGSQHLALSKRKRK; this comes from the coding sequence ATGATGCTGCCGGACTGGAAGATCAGGGAGGAGATTCTAATCGAGCCTTTTAACGAGGAGTCCCTTCAGCCCGCGGGATACGACCTGCGCGTTGGGAGGGAAGCCTACATAAACGGAGAACTGATCGACGTTGAAACCGCCGGAGGAATATCGCTCCCGCCGAAAACGTACGCCCTCGTTCTGACCCTCGAGCGGGTTAAACTCCCCGTGGATGTAATGGGTGACATGAAGCTCAGGAGCAGTCTCGCCAGGGAGGGGTTAATAGGCTCGTTCGCTTGGGTTGACCCAGGCTGGGACGGTAACCTCACCCTCGCCATCTACAACGCATCTGATAAACCCATCGAGCTCGCCTACAGGGAGCGCTTCGTGCAGATGGCCTTCGTTCGGCTGGAGGGGCCCCCCAGGAACCCCTACCAGGGGACATATCAGGGAAGCCAGCATCTTGCACTCTCGAAGAGGAAGAGAAAATAA
- the hpkA gene encoding archaeal histone HpkA: MAELPIAPIDRLIRKAGAERVSEEAAKVLAEYLEEYAIELSRRAKDYAMHAGRKTVKAEDIKLAIKE, translated from the coding sequence ATGGCTGAGTTGCCGATTGCCCCGATTGACAGGCTTATAAGGAAGGCTGGCGCCGAGAGGGTCAGTGAGGAGGCCGCCAAGGTTCTCGCCGAGTACCTTGAGGAGTACGCCATCGAGCTCAGCCGCAGGGCCAAGGACTACGCCATGCACGCCGGCAGAAAGACCGTTAAAGCCGAGGACATCAAGCTCGCCATCAAAGAGTGA
- a CDS encoding TIGR04013 family B12-binding domain/radical SAM domain-containing protein: MPEIAVRMTKRNHNAFVHLLGALESQGFDLSELLITRDFREILQAKPKVVLYSFLTEEVWGPLTEEVKLLKERGALLIAGGYHAIAMPKHTLNRLGFDIAVIGEGEEVLYRLLTTLKKARYRITKELLNIRGLAFHLNGDFVFTGFARVEDFWRFPPYPESVRLISPIEISRGCPFGCYYCQTPYIKGFRMRHRPIDQIVRYSRRMRDMRYITPNAFAYGSPGAILRLDKLEALLKALQPLRKEGRRLFYGTFPSEVRPEFVLPETLELLVDYADNRRLAIGAQSGDDAMLKAMHRIHRVEHVQRAIEYMLEYGFEPVVDFIVGLPNETEESQEKSIELMKWVISKGGRVRAHYFMPLPGTPWARCKPSPLSDEMKRFLGRMAAKGKIEGSWGNQIELSRKLQRLIEEFYEEPMSHTVPVRSVC; the protein is encoded by the coding sequence ATGCCCGAGATAGCAGTCAGGATGACAAAGCGTAACCACAACGCCTTCGTTCATCTACTCGGTGCCCTCGAGAGTCAGGGCTTCGACCTGAGCGAACTTCTGATAACCAGGGATTTTCGGGAGATACTCCAGGCGAAACCAAAGGTCGTCCTCTACTCCTTCCTCACGGAGGAGGTATGGGGCCCCCTGACGGAGGAGGTGAAACTGCTGAAGGAGAGGGGGGCTCTTCTCATTGCCGGAGGCTACCACGCAATAGCGATGCCCAAACATACCCTCAACCGGCTCGGTTTTGATATAGCCGTTATCGGGGAGGGAGAGGAGGTCCTCTACCGCCTCTTGACCACGCTCAAGAAGGCCCGTTATCGGATCACGAAGGAACTCCTCAACATCAGGGGGCTGGCCTTCCACCTCAACGGCGACTTCGTCTTCACGGGCTTCGCCAGGGTTGAGGACTTCTGGCGCTTTCCCCCATACCCCGAGAGCGTTCGTCTCATCTCCCCGATAGAGATAAGCCGCGGGTGTCCCTTCGGCTGCTACTACTGCCAGACCCCCTACATCAAGGGCTTCAGGATGAGGCACAGGCCGATAGACCAGATAGTCAGGTACTCGCGCAGGATGCGGGACATGCGCTACATAACCCCAAACGCCTTCGCCTACGGGAGTCCCGGGGCTATTCTGAGGCTCGACAAGCTTGAGGCCCTCCTCAAGGCCCTCCAGCCACTGAGGAAGGAAGGTAGAAGGCTCTTCTACGGCACGTTCCCGAGCGAAGTTCGACCGGAGTTCGTCCTCCCGGAGACGCTTGAACTCCTCGTGGACTACGCGGACAACAGGAGACTGGCCATCGGGGCGCAGAGCGGGGACGACGCCATGTTGAAGGCCATGCACAGGATCCACAGGGTTGAACACGTCCAGCGGGCGATTGAGTACATGCTCGAGTACGGCTTCGAGCCCGTGGTGGACTTCATCGTCGGTCTGCCAAACGAAACGGAGGAGAGTCAGGAGAAGAGCATCGAGCTTATGAAGTGGGTGATATCAAAGGGCGGAAGGGTTCGGGCGCACTACTTCATGCCCCTTCCAGGAACGCCATGGGCGCGTTGCAAACCGAGTCCCCTTAGTGATGAGATGAAGCGCTTTCTGGGGAGGATGGCGGCGAAGGGTAAAATAGAGGGCTCCTGGGGCAACCAGATCGAACTCTCGAGGAAGCTCCAGAGACTCATCGAGGAGTTCTACGAGGAGCCGATGAGTCACACGGTACCGGTTCGCAGCGTGTGCTGA